Proteins encoded in a region of the Pelmatolapia mariae isolate MD_Pm_ZW linkage group LG16_19, Pm_UMD_F_2, whole genome shotgun sequence genome:
- the LOC134645731 gene encoding olfactory receptor 5F1-like has product MDNVSVITVFTLSGLRDIANYRVILFVLTLLCYCVIWLVNVTIIVTVIVDKSLHEPMYIFLCNLCFNGLYGTAAFYPKFLYDLLSTAHVISYAGCLLQGFALHSSVAADFSLLALMAYDRYVAICRPLVYHSLMTKQRVCIFVFFAWLIPIYLLFMSTITTAVLRLCDSHIQRIYCVNWLISNLACFPSVAKTVIPAFNYTFYVGHVVFVFWSYVHLIKTCQSSKENWNKFMQTCVPHLFSLTVVVVSLLFDMLYMRFGSKEIPQNVENFMAMEFLLIPPIMNPLMYGLKLTKIRNRVLNFICGKSSAFRLKS; this is encoded by the coding sequence atgGATAATGTTTCAGTAATTACTGTTTTTACTCTCTCAGGTTTACGTGACATTGCAAACTATAGGGTCATTCTCTTTGTTCTCACTTTACTGTGTTACTGTGTGATTTGGCTGGTAAATGTGACAATAATTGTGACAGTCATTGTGGATAAAAGCCTTCATGAACCCATGTACATCTTCCTCTGCAATCTGTGTTTCAATGGACTCTATGGGACAGCTGCATTTTATCCCAAGTTTCTCTACGATCTTCTGTCCACCGCTCATGTCATCTCTTATGCAGGATGCCTTTTACAGGGTTTTGCATTGCACTCCTCAGTCGCTGCTGACTTCTCTCTTCTAGCTCTCATGGCCTATGACAGATACGTAGCTATATGTCGACCTCTTGTGTACCACTCTCTGATGACTAAACAAAgagtttgtatttttgtattttttgcttgGCTTATTCCCATTTATCTTCTCTTCATGAGCACAATAACAACAGCAGTGTTGAGGTTATGTGACTCACACATACAAAGGATCTACTGTGTAAACTGGTTAATTTCTAATCTAGCTTGCTTTCCCTCTGTAGCTAAAACTGTTATTCCTGCTTTTAATTACACCTTTTATGTTGGCCATGTCGTTTTTGTTTTCTGGTCTTATGTACATCTGATCAAAACATGTCAGTCATCCAAAGAAAACTGGAACAAATTCATGCAGACATGTGTACCACATTTATTCTCTTTAACGGTTGTTGTTGTGTCTTTGCTTTTTGATATGTTATACATGCGATTTGGCTCAAAAGAAATACCACAAAATGTTGAGAATTTCATGGCAATGGAGTTTCTCCTTATCCCACCAATCATGAATCCCCTTATGTATGGACTCAAACtaacaaaaataagaaacagagttttaaattttatatgTGGTAAAAGTTCAGCTTTTAGATTAAAGTCATAG